CCAGCAACCGCTTCAACATTTCCAGGTTCACCAGGGCATGGCCTTTGGTGGTGTTGTTGAAGATGAACCAGGCTTGGGTCAGGGGGTGGTGCTCGAGCGCTGCCTGCAAGGCCTGCACCCAGTAGCGCAGCTCGGCTTCGCTGTAGCGGTAGTCGTGCCGCTCAGCCTGGTTCTTGCCCTCATACCAAGTTGCCTTATTGCGCCCCGATAACCGGATGTAGGCCGTTTCGCAGGTGATGTGCAGCTCATTTTTGGGCAGGCCGGGTAGGGGAGGGTAGTCGGTACTGACCCAGATCAGGCCGGCCTTGCCAAACGCTTCGCGCACCTCCTCCTGATCCCAGGAGGCATGGCGAAACTCCACCGCCAGCCCGCCGGGGGCCAGGCTTTGGTCGGCGAAGCGCTGGGCCAGCTCGGCAAGGTACTTGCGGTTTTCCGGGGTGCGGTGGAAGCTCTGCGGGAACTGGGCCAGAAAAGGCCCCAGTACCCCCGCCTCCCGCAGGGGGGCCACCGACTCAAAAAGCCGCTGGTAATCGTCGTGGCTGGCATTGCGCTGGTGGGTCATGCTCTGGTGAATCTTGATGGCCCACTGCACCTGCCCCTGGCTGCGCCTGAGCATTCCAGCAAAGGCTTTGCGGCCAGGGATGTTATAGAAGGAAGAGTTTAGCTCTACAGCGTTATAGTGCCGGGCGTAAATGGATAGCC
The genomic region above belongs to Meiothermus cerbereus DSM 11376 and contains:
- a CDS encoding DUF72 domain-containing protein, with protein sequence MEIYLGTGGYSNEDWVGLLYPPEAKKEEWLSIYARHYNAVELNSSFYNIPGRKAFAGMLRRSQGQVQWAIKIHQSMTHQRNASHDDYQRLFESVAPLREAGVLGPFLAQFPQSFHRTPENRKYLAELAQRFADQSLAPGGLAVEFRHASWDQEEVREAFGKAGLIWVSTDYPPLPGLPKNELHITCETAYIRLSGRNKATWYEGKNQAERHDYRYSEAELRYWVQALQAALEHHPLTQAWFIFNNTTKGHALVNLEMLKRLLEEAGLPAG